One region of Solanum pennellii chromosome 6, SPENNV200 genomic DNA includes:
- the LOC107022059 gene encoding U1 small nuclear ribonucleoprotein C-like: protein MPRYYCDYCDTYLTHDSPSVRKQHNAGYKHKGNVRTYYQQFEAQLNQSLIDQKVKEHLGAFRPVGLPFPQLRPGLPGLPTPPMQMPGNPQMPAGAQWVPGMRPPVLPRPMPGLPGYAPPPMPQMLAPPGAPMPGQVNNMQRPAGPPSAVPGSMGMPAPTGAPPMFAPPPVYQGSTTVPTNGGGDNSSTNAQAADSNQ, encoded by the exons ATGCCTCG GTATTACTGTGACTACTGTGATACTTACTTGACACATGATTCT CCTTCTGTTAGAAAGCAGCATAATGCAGGGTACAAACACAAG GGAAACGTTCGAACTTATTATCAACAATTTGAGGCACAACTGAATCAAAGTCTAATTGATCAAAAAGTCAAGGAACATCTAGGGGCCTTTAGACCAGTTGGCCTTCCTTTTCCTCAGCTAAGGCCTGGTCTTCCTGGTCTTCCAACTCCTCCAATGCAGATGCCCGGCAACCCTCAAATGCCAGCTGGTGCCCAATGGGTCCCTGGTATGCGGCCTCCGGTGCTTCCTAGGCCCATGCCCGGTCTTCCAG GTTATGCACCTCCACCAATGCCTCAGATGCTGGCACCTCCTGGTGCTCCTATGCCTGGTCAAGTCAATAATATGCAAAGACCTGCCGGTCCACCAAGTGCAGTTCCAGGAAGTATGGGAATGCCTGCTCCTACTGGCGCCCCTCCAATGTTTGCACCACCTCCCGTGTATCAAGGAAGTACCACTGTGCCAACAAACGGAGGAGGTGATAATTCCAGTACCAACGCTCAAGCTGCCGACTCTAACCAATAG
- the LOC107022030 gene encoding uncharacterized protein LOC107022030 isoform X2 produces MAPKKNKKLTNTMAPKKKKKQSNNAAESSSKSTVAEKKTPQALKGKHKLVKKFSHVNSAQNKEAKISSQMQARNKHKKAKNGNKGNHVGEKDASESENINKGKNELDMSERCGEMSKYEKTQKSLDLNEGRGEVNKDAKTLNSLGGVIFMCNARTKEDCFRYRVMGVSASKQHFVMGIKPGLKLFLFDFDLKLMYGVYEASSAGGMRLQPAAFSGAFPAQVPFRIHKDCIPLPENVFKKAIKDNYDEKTRKFKTELTLMQVEKLIEMFRPAPCLYPTLKPVLQDPVAQPVIQRSAALPLSGYEPVREHVYGAQYGSSKAGQNSSRDHGRQQIVDHHVMPREVARNPHFLTEKEYRNYGLQQAKHLQPCTSAVHVTHKLDHYGSEQGIQQLLRAPAGARSDAAFARNEHVYSDARFPNEREYRSYGLNSLHGQPGTVTPAAESRNTMSAAANHSLLKNVNPYDEDTTSLVNRYLSLPRTMITPGELPLTGRESFASASNYVSDIRGHPGRLPAENVRFYAPSTPNALSGYGHIYQHPRDEPGGSLSGLPQYPFAGPPASRR; encoded by the exons ATGGCTccaaaaaagaacaagaaactgACCAATACTATGgctccaaaaaagaaaaagaaacagagCAATAACGCTGCTGAATCTAGTTCTAAAAGTACAGTTGCTGAAAAAAAAACTCCTCAAGCACTGAAGGGTAAACATAAGCTTGTAAAAAAATTCTCTCATGTAAACTCTGCACAAAACAAAGAAGCTAAGATTAGTTCACAAATGCAAGCCAGAAACAAACACAAGAAGGCAAAAAATGGCAACAAAGGAAATCATGTTGGTGAAAAAGATGCTAGTGAGTctgaaaatattaataaaggaaaaaatgaacTGGATATGAGTGAAAGATGTGGAGAGATGAGTAAGTatgaaaaaactcaaaagagCCTTGATCTAAATGAAGGACGGGGAGAGGTAAATAAGGATGCAAAAACTTTGAATAGTCTTGGTGGAGTAATTTTCATGTGCAATGCGAGAACGAAAGAAGATTGTTTCAGATATCGTGTGATGGGTGTTTCTGCAAGCAAACAACACTTTGTGATGGGAATCAAACCTGGTCTTAAGCTTTTCCTCTTTGATTTCGATCTTAAGCTCATGTATGGTGTCTATGAGGCATCTTCTGCTGGTGGAATGAGACTTCAACCAGCGGCATTCAGTGGGGCATTCCCTGCTCAG GTTCCTTTTAGGATTCACAAGGACTGTATTCCACTACCAGAGAATGTGTTCAAGAAAGCAATTAAAGACAATTATGATGAAAAGACACGCAAGTTTAAGACTGAGCTGACTCTTATGCAG GTGGAGAAGTTAATAGAGATGTTTAGACCTGCACCATGTCTGTATCCAACTCTCAAACCAGTACTACAGGATCCTGTGGCTCAGCCAGTTATTCAGCGCTCGGCAGCACTACCTTTATCTGGTTATGAACCTGTCAGGGAGCATGTATATGGAGCGCAATACGGCAGTAGTAAAGCAGGTCAGAATTCTTCACGTGATCATGGAAGGCAGCAGATTGTGGACCATCATGTCATGCCTAGAGAGGTCGCCCGTAATCCGCATTTTCTTACTGAGAAAGAATACAGAAACTATGGTCTTCAACAGGCAAAACATCTGCAGCCCTGTACTTCTGCAGTACATGTGACCCACAAATTGGATCATTATGGATCAGAACAAGGAATACAGCAACTGCTGCGGGCCCCTGCTGGTGCGAGAAGTGATGCAGCTTTTGCACGGAATGAACATGTTTACTCTGATGCTCGTTTTCCAAATGAAAGGGAATACCGTAGTTACGGCCTCAACAGTCTCCATGGGCAACCTGGTACTGTTACCCCTGCTGCAGAAAGTAGAAATACAATGTCTGCAGCTGCCAATCATAGTTTACTAAAAAATGTAAATCCTTACGACGAGGATACCACCTCACTTGTGAACCGGTATCTTTCTCTTCCAAGGACAATGATAACACCTGGAGAGTTGCCTTTGACAGGCAGAGAATCATTTGCTAGTGCTTCCAACTATGTGAGTGACATCAGAGGCCATCCAGGAAGATTGCCTGCTGAAAATGTAAGATTTTATGCACCAAGTACTCCTAATGCACTATCAGGTTATGGCCACATATATCAGCATCCTAGAGATGAGCCTGGAGGATCATTGTCAGGCTTACCTCAGTATCCTTTTGCTGGCCCACCTGCATCACGTCGCTGA
- the LOC107022017 gene encoding uncharacterized protein LOC107022017 — protein sequence MEAKNAYTLPFYDTFNIESPSIGMDNLDFPTMIVPDCVENEVSHIANECEEEVVLDSDDERMHGTEVASVSKLRSSDDTRYKQQLGEWKLSPVPKQTYVGCIRRSKNLFKFLDSARSTSDFETTDQQKQCSEINGRLSLQIDKSSVNTKPRVEEDWCQAGELTNEEIYKGNLETEGSTVYGVNGDKDFPLHSCKIELPKLNKTESQVSGELSEANALDFVDHYLSVYNEGALNEVKDRGVNKIVSPPFFSRVGSQKLASRMNVQNAVKNSGVFDWPERQSDSANGSFSRHQKILTYHRKNYGLKKQKVSCIQSSKEPMESRTDLNKAEPKFLPEAHMNVESNFLRKSDEQFDMGTFEQQVDYDGNRSDGLDTYDVGLDTQLAAEAMETLLHAPPMKSDLLLAPPIPKTSLVKERKYPEIAISREFNIGDSSPEPTLYSSAEVELSSVVHRTRHQASLNLRRLENPATNSIRESNFPKKRRKQHELEELNDNLFKVATVRGKVSKSSTNTSRKSRKVSMNNRGEICQSVAATLSQVKLENWVSKGKRTHKGVRRISNGSSNLYPLLMPADQGNDFKFPVLNHKAERKCQPVEFKSQNQSLQKTQSGLLSIQTASKPYSSICKYSVTSQKMTPMDFKRVESTESAKLNEMTSISTNVLTKEMKSDVLLNGISDPSYCPNDHKKGKQHMRSLSRSPLSQELIRLGYAEQLPDFLPRGSRRRKGAGDICVLFSQGLDSKLIKQQKKILARFGFISTSNCSDATHFVTDSFVRTKNMLEAIACGKPIVTHLWLESCGRASCFVDEKSYILRDAKKEKELGFSIPVSLAHARKHPLLEGQRVIITPNAKPNRDTLLTLVKAVRGEVVDESNSKITSDDLLILSCEEDYKACIPYLEKGTLVYSSELLLNGIVIQKLEYNRHQLFTKFHDENCKE from the exons ATGGAAGCTAAGAATGCATACACACTTCCCTTTTATGATACTTTTAACATTGAGAGTCCTTCAATTGGAATGGACAACCTTGATTTTCCTACAATGATCGTCCCTGATTGTGTTGAAAATGAGGTCTCTCATATCGCAAATGAATGTGAGGAAGAGGTTGTCCTTGACAGTGATGATGAAAGAATGCATGGTACTGAAGTCGCAAGTGTCTCAAAGTTGAGATCCTCTGATGATACAAGGTATAAACAGCAGCTGGGTGAGTGGAAGCTCTCACCGGTTCCTAAACAAACCTATGTTG gaTGTATACGGAGGTCAAAGAATCTATTTAAGTTTTTGGATTCAGCCAGAAGCACCTCAGATTTTGAGACAACTGATCAACAGAAACAGTGTTCTGAGATTAATGGCAGACTATCTCTACAAATAGATAAGAGCAGTGTTAATACAAAACCAAGAGTTGAAGAGGATTGGTGTCAGGCTGGTGAATTAACCAATGAAGAAATCTACAAGGGAAATTTGGAAACGGAAGGCTCAACTGTTTATGGTGTGAATGGAGATAAAGATTTTCCACTTCATTCTTGTAAAATAGAACTACCCAAGTTAAACAAAACTGAATCTCAAGTATCTGGAGAGCTGTCAGAAGCTAATGCTCTGGACTTCGTTGACCACTACCTATCAGTTTACAATGAGGGTGCACTCAATGAAGTCAAAGATAGAGGAGTGAATAAGATTGTATCACCTCCATTTTTCAGCCGTGTGGGATCGCAAAAATTGGCAAGCAGAATGAATGTTCAAAATGCAGTAAAAAACTCTGGAGTTTTTGACTGGCCTGAGAGGCAAAGTGATAGTGCAAATGGTTCTTTTTCAAGACACCAAAAGATATTGACCTATCACAGAAAGAATTATGGActgaagaaacaaaaagtatcTTGTATCCAATCCAGTAAGGAACCAATGGAAAGTAGGACAGATTTAAATAAGGCGGAACCAAAGTTTCTCCCGGAAGCTCACATGAATGTTGAGTCCAACTTCCTGAGGAAGTCGGATGAGCAATTTGATATGGGTACATTTGAGCAACAAGTTGATTATGACGGAAATCGATCAGATGGATTAGACACATATGATGTTGGCCTTGATACTCAACTGGCTGCTGAAGCTATGGAAACTCTACTACACGCTCCTCCTATGAAAAGTGATCTGCTTTTGGCCCCTCCTATTCCAAAAACCAGCCTAGttaaagaaaggaaatatcCTGAGATCGCTATCTCAAGAGAGTTTAACATTGGTGATAGTTCACCAGAACCTACTTTATATAGCTCAGCTGAAGTAGAGTTGTCTTCTGTTGTTCATAGAACTAGGCATCAAGCGTCTTTAAATTTGAGGAGGTTGGAGAACCCAGCAACCAATTCCATCAGAGAGTCTAATTTTCCAAAGAAAAGAAGGAAGCAACATGAGCTTGAAGAGTTAAATGACAATTTGTTCAAAGTGGCTACTGTAAGAGGGAAAGTTTCCAAATCAAGTACTAACACATCAAGGAAATCTAGAAAAGTTAGCATGAATAATCGAGGAGAAATTTGCCAAAGTGTAGCAGCCACATTGAGTCAAGTGAAATTGGAAAATTGGGTCTCTAAGGGGAAAAGGACACATAAAGGGGTGCGACGGATTTCAAATGGATCAAGCAATCTCTATCCTCTACTGATGCCTGCTGATCAGGGAAATGACTTTAAGTTTCCAGTTTTGAATCATAAGGCAGAGAGAAAATGCCAACCTGTGGAATTTAAAAGTCAGAATCAGTCTTTACAAAAGACCCAGTCAGGACTCTTGTCAATTCAGACCGCAAGTAAACCTTATTCCTCAATTTGTAAATATTCAGTCACAAGTCAGAAGATGACACCCATGGACTTCAAAAGAGTTGAATCTACTGAGTCTGccaaattaaatgaaatgaccTCCATATCCACTAATGTTTTGACAAAAGAGATGAAATCTGACGTACTTTTAAATGGAATCTCAGATCCATCATACTGTCCTAATGATCACAAGAAAGGCAAGCAACACATGAGAAGTCTCTCCAGATCACCCCTTTCTCAAGAGCTTATTAGATTAGGTTATGCAGAGCAATTACCTGATTTTCTGCCTAGAGGTTCACGACGACGAAAAGGTGCAGGCGACATTTGTGTCTTGTTCAGCCAGGGCTTGGATAGCAAATTAATCAAGCAGCAGAAAAAG ATTTTGGCAAGATTTGGATTTATCTCCACATCAAATTGTTCTGATGCCACACACTTCGTCACTGACAGCTTTGTTAGAACAAAGAATATGCTAGAAGCCATTGCCTGTGGAAAACCAATTGTAACACATTTGTGGCTTGAGAGCTGTGGAAGAGCAAGCTGTTTTGTTGATGAGAAAAGTTATATCTTAAGAGATgccaaaaaggaaaaggaacTCGGTTTTAGTATACCTGTTTCACTTGCTCATGCTAGAAAGCATCCCCTTCTAGAG GGTCAAAGAGTCATTATTACTCCAAATGCAAAACCTAATAGAGATACCCTTCTAACCTTGGTCAAGGCAGTGCGTGGTGAG GTGGTGGACGAATCTAATAGTAAAATCACTAGTGATGATCTATTAATTCTTTCCTGTGAAgaagattacaaagcatgcatTCCATATCTGGAAAAAG GAACTCTTGTTTATAGTTCGGAGCTCTTGCTTAATGGGATTGTTATCCAGAAACTGGAGTACAATAG GCATCAGCTTTTCACAAAGTTTCATGACGAAAACTGTAAAGAATGA
- the LOC107022048 gene encoding gibberellin receptor GID1B-like, with the protein MAGSNEINANESKRVVPLNTWILISNFKLSYNMLRRPDGTFDRDLAEFIDRKVPTNSIPVDGVYSFDVFDRVTSLLNRIYRPAPENEADWGKIELEKPLSTMEIVPVIIYFHGGSFTHSSANSAIYDTFCRRLVKICKAVVVSVNYRRSPEHRYPCAYDDGWAALKWVKSRTWLQSGKDSKVHVYMAGDSSGGNIAHHVAVRAAEAGVEVLGNIHLHPMFGGQNRTESEKRLDGKYFVTVQDRDWYWRAYLPEGEDRDHPACNIFGSRSRSLKGLKFPKSLVVVAGLDLSQDWQLAYVDGLKNSGHEVNLLYLKQATIGFYFLPNNDHFPCLMEEITNFIHPNCS; encoded by the exons ATGGCTGGGAGTAATGAAATTAATGCTAATGAATCTAAG AGGGTGGTTCCACTTAATACATGGATCCTTATATCCAATTTCAAGCTTTCTTACAACATGCTTCGTCGTCCTGATGGCACGTTTGATCGTGATTTAGCTGAGTTTATAGACCGGAAGGTCCCTACAAACTCGATTCCGGTTGATGGTGTTTATTCTTTTGATGTATTTGATCGTGTGACGAGTCTTCTTAATCGAATATATCGACCTGCTCCTGAAAATGAGGCTGATTGGGGTAAAATAGAGCTCGAGAAACCTCTGAGCACCATGGAAATAGTTCCTGTTATAATTTATTTCCACGGCGGAAGTTTTACTCATTCCTCAGCCAATAGTGCTATTTATGATACATTTTGTCGCCGCCTAGTTAAGATTTGCAAGGCTGTTGTTGTTTCTGTGAACTATAGACGATCTCCAGAACATCGATATCCTTGTGCATACGATGACGGATGGGCTGCTCTAAAATGGGTAAAATCAAGGACATGGCTTCAAAGTGGGAAGGACTCGAAAGTCCACGTCTATATGGCTGGCGATAGTTCAGGTGGTAATATTGCTCACCACGTTGCTGTAAGGGCTGCTGAAGCAGGTGTCGAAGTATTAGGTAATATACATCTTCATCCAATGTTTGGTGGGCAAAACAGGACAGAATCTGAGAAGAGATTAGACGGGAAATACTTTGTTACCGTACAAGACAGAGATTGGTACTGGAGGGCCTATCTACCCGAAGGGGAAGATAGAGATCATCCGGCATGTAACATATTTGGCTCGAGGAGTAGAAGCCTCAAAGGACTAAAGTTTCCAAAGAGTCTAGTAGTGGTGGCTGGTTTGGATCTTAGTCAGGATTGGCAATTGGCATATGTCGATGGTTTGAAGAACTCGGGGCATGAGGTAAATCTCTTGTATCTAAAACAGGCAACCATCGGTTTCTATTTCTTGCCAAACAACGATCATTTTCCTTGCCTCATGGAGGAGATAACCAACTTCATACATCCTAACTGTTCATAG
- the LOC107022037 gene encoding LEC14B protein-like, whose protein sequence is MYFDFLHPESIEDMGYSLSKLEVDTGLFDGSSSNHGVASSVHHDRPTNYLDHEISQLTKLRSGPHENLSRILPGKKEVPVSAFKMLAAREANISGRGRFSKADCCHVLSKYLPVSGPWIVDQMETRAYVSQFSADGSLFVAAFQGSHIRIYNVERGWKVHKNIHAKSLRWTVTDTSLSPDQRHLVYATMSPIVHIVDVGSAASESVANITEIHDGLLLSTDNDDFGIFSVKFSTEGREVVAGSSDDAIYVYDLEANKLSLRISAHNSDVNSVCFADESGHLIYSGSDDNLCKVWDRRCFRAKEKPAGVLMGHLEGVTFLDSRGDGRYFISNSKDQSIKLWDIRKMSSHAARNIWFRNYEWDYRWMDYPAQARDVKHPYDQSISTYKGHSVLRTLIRCYFSPEYSTGQRYIYTGSHDACVYIYDLVTGEQVAKLQHHRSTIRDCSWHPTYPMLVSSSWDGDVVKWEFPGNGEAPLPPKRKQIRRRHFF, encoded by the exons ATGTATTTTGATTTCTTACACCCAGAGTCCATTGAAGACATGGGGTATTCTCTAAGTAAGTTAGAAGTAGACACCGGACTCTTTGATGGTTCAAGTTCCAATCACGGGGTTGCTAGCAGTGTTCATCACGACAGACCAACAAATTATTTGGACCATGAAATTTCTCAACTTACTAAGCTTAGATCAGGACCCCATGAAAATCTCAGTAGAATCCTACCAGGGAAAAAGGAAGTTCCTGTGTCCGCATTCAAGATGTTAGCTGCTCGAGAAGCCAATATTTCCGGCAGAGGAAGGTTTTCGAAGGCAGATTGTTGTCATGTTCTAAGTAAATATTTGCCAGTTAGTGGTCCTTGGATTGTGGACCAGATGGAAACCAGAGCTTATGTATCACAATTTTCAGCAGATGGTTCCCTTTTTGTTGCTGCCTTTCAG GGAAGTCATATTAGAATATACAATGTGGAAAGAGGGTGGAAAGTTCACAAGAATATTCATGCAAAAAGTTTGAGATGGACAGTTACTGATACATCTCTTTCTCCGGATCAACGTCACTTG GTGTATGCTACTATGTCACCCATCGTACATATTGTAGACGTAGGATCTGCTGCCTCTGAATCTGTAGCCAACATCACA GAAATTCATGATGGTTTGCTTTTGTCTACTGACAATGATGATTTTGGAATTTTCTCTGTGAAATTTTCTACTGAAGGTCGGGAAGTTGTTGCTGGAAGTAGTGATGATGCGATCTATGTTTATGATCTTGAAGCAAACAAACTCTCCCTTCGAATATCCGCACACAAT TCTgatgtcaattctgtatgttttGCTGACGAAAGTGGCCATCTCATTTATTCAGGAAGTGATGACAATCTGTGTAAG GTCTGGGATAGACGTTGTTTTAGGGCCAAAGAAAAGCCAGCCGGAGTCTTGATGGGACACCTAGAAGGCGTTACGTTCCTTGATAGTCGGGGGGATGGTCGTTATTTCATTTCTAACAGTAAAGATCAGTCCATCAAGCTCTGGGATATCCGCAAAATGTCTTCTCATGCTGCTCG CAATATCTGGTTCAGGAATTATGAGTGGGACTATAGATGGATGGACTACCCTGCTCAAGCTAGAGACGTGAAGCACCCTTATGATCAGTCAATATCCACTTATAAGGGTCATTCTGTCTTGCGTACTCTAATTCGCTGCTACTTCTCACCAGAATATAG CACTGGGCAGAGATACATTTACACAGGATCCCATGATGCCTGCGTATACATCTATGATTTG GTAACTGGAGAGCAAGTCGCGAAATTGCAGCACCACCGGTCGACCATTAGAGATTGTAGCTGGCACCCTACTTATCCAATGCTTGTTAGCTCTTCTTGGGATGGAGATGTTGTCAAATGGGAATTCCCTGGAAATGGTGAAGCACCACTCCCTCCAAAAAGGAAGCAGATCAGAAGAAGGCATTTCTTTTAA
- the LOC107022030 gene encoding uncharacterized protein LOC107022030 isoform X1, which yields MICFPCGRNSMAPKKNKKLTNTMAPKKKKKQSNNAAESSSKSTVAEKKTPQALKGKHKLVKKFSHVNSAQNKEAKISSQMQARNKHKKAKNGNKGNHVGEKDASESENINKGKNELDMSERCGEMSKYEKTQKSLDLNEGRGEVNKDAKTLNSLGGVIFMCNARTKEDCFRYRVMGVSASKQHFVMGIKPGLKLFLFDFDLKLMYGVYEASSAGGMRLQPAAFSGAFPAQVPFRIHKDCIPLPENVFKKAIKDNYDEKTRKFKTELTLMQVEKLIEMFRPAPCLYPTLKPVLQDPVAQPVIQRSAALPLSGYEPVREHVYGAQYGSSKAGQNSSRDHGRQQIVDHHVMPREVARNPHFLTEKEYRNYGLQQAKHLQPCTSAVHVTHKLDHYGSEQGIQQLLRAPAGARSDAAFARNEHVYSDARFPNEREYRSYGLNSLHGQPGTVTPAAESRNTMSAAANHSLLKNVNPYDEDTTSLVNRYLSLPRTMITPGELPLTGRESFASASNYVSDIRGHPGRLPAENVRFYAPSTPNALSGYGHIYQHPRDEPGGSLSGLPQYPFAGPPASRR from the exons ATGATTTGCTTTCCCTGTG GAAGAAATTCCATGGCTccaaaaaagaacaagaaactgACCAATACTATGgctccaaaaaagaaaaagaaacagagCAATAACGCTGCTGAATCTAGTTCTAAAAGTACAGTTGCTGAAAAAAAAACTCCTCAAGCACTGAAGGGTAAACATAAGCTTGTAAAAAAATTCTCTCATGTAAACTCTGCACAAAACAAAGAAGCTAAGATTAGTTCACAAATGCAAGCCAGAAACAAACACAAGAAGGCAAAAAATGGCAACAAAGGAAATCATGTTGGTGAAAAAGATGCTAGTGAGTctgaaaatattaataaaggaaaaaatgaacTGGATATGAGTGAAAGATGTGGAGAGATGAGTAAGTatgaaaaaactcaaaagagCCTTGATCTAAATGAAGGACGGGGAGAGGTAAATAAGGATGCAAAAACTTTGAATAGTCTTGGTGGAGTAATTTTCATGTGCAATGCGAGAACGAAAGAAGATTGTTTCAGATATCGTGTGATGGGTGTTTCTGCAAGCAAACAACACTTTGTGATGGGAATCAAACCTGGTCTTAAGCTTTTCCTCTTTGATTTCGATCTTAAGCTCATGTATGGTGTCTATGAGGCATCTTCTGCTGGTGGAATGAGACTTCAACCAGCGGCATTCAGTGGGGCATTCCCTGCTCAG GTTCCTTTTAGGATTCACAAGGACTGTATTCCACTACCAGAGAATGTGTTCAAGAAAGCAATTAAAGACAATTATGATGAAAAGACACGCAAGTTTAAGACTGAGCTGACTCTTATGCAG GTGGAGAAGTTAATAGAGATGTTTAGACCTGCACCATGTCTGTATCCAACTCTCAAACCAGTACTACAGGATCCTGTGGCTCAGCCAGTTATTCAGCGCTCGGCAGCACTACCTTTATCTGGTTATGAACCTGTCAGGGAGCATGTATATGGAGCGCAATACGGCAGTAGTAAAGCAGGTCAGAATTCTTCACGTGATCATGGAAGGCAGCAGATTGTGGACCATCATGTCATGCCTAGAGAGGTCGCCCGTAATCCGCATTTTCTTACTGAGAAAGAATACAGAAACTATGGTCTTCAACAGGCAAAACATCTGCAGCCCTGTACTTCTGCAGTACATGTGACCCACAAATTGGATCATTATGGATCAGAACAAGGAATACAGCAACTGCTGCGGGCCCCTGCTGGTGCGAGAAGTGATGCAGCTTTTGCACGGAATGAACATGTTTACTCTGATGCTCGTTTTCCAAATGAAAGGGAATACCGTAGTTACGGCCTCAACAGTCTCCATGGGCAACCTGGTACTGTTACCCCTGCTGCAGAAAGTAGAAATACAATGTCTGCAGCTGCCAATCATAGTTTACTAAAAAATGTAAATCCTTACGACGAGGATACCACCTCACTTGTGAACCGGTATCTTTCTCTTCCAAGGACAATGATAACACCTGGAGAGTTGCCTTTGACAGGCAGAGAATCATTTGCTAGTGCTTCCAACTATGTGAGTGACATCAGAGGCCATCCAGGAAGATTGCCTGCTGAAAATGTAAGATTTTATGCACCAAGTACTCCTAATGCACTATCAGGTTATGGCCACATATATCAGCATCCTAGAGATGAGCCTGGAGGATCATTGTCAGGCTTACCTCAGTATCCTTTTGCTGGCCCACCTGCATCACGTCGCTGA
- the LOC107022042 gene encoding probable receptor-like protein kinase At5g20050, protein MEDKKAYSLAISLVILLITLIVIARITLKYSEAFFLIFGADIALIIGVLAGVLIRRKLNNRKLLLENQLDSDGRELRIEYSFLRKVAGVPTRFKLKELEEATDNFGSLIGRGSSACVFKGVLSDGASVAVKRIDGEERGDKEFKSEVAAIASVQHVNLVRLLGYCSVPPSGPRFLVYEYIVNGSLDNWIFRKRGIRGCLSLDLRCRVSLDVAKALSYLHHDCRSCILHLDVKPENILLDENHRAILADFGLSKLMGKDESRVVTTIRGTRGYLAPEWLLENGISEKSDVYSYGMVLLELIGGRRNITLAENGKSTNSKSKFSYFPKIVSEKLEQGKIMEVVDERLVHEAATGGVAVEMQVKRLACVALSCIQERPSLRPTMARVVEMLEGRVLVEAPTQTTMMILDLLDEGVDHHPGLPRVAAAMARSTDTNSLRSYTMSILSGR, encoded by the coding sequence atggAGGACAAAAAAGCTTATTCCTTAGCTATTTCACTTGTGATATTATTGATCACACTAATCGTTATCGCACGTATAACGTTGAAATATTCCGAGgcatttttccttattttcgGAGCTGATATCGCGTTGATTATTGGTGTTTTAGCTGGTGTTTTGATAAGAAGGAAGTTAAACAACAGGAAGTTATTGTTAGAAAATCAGTTAGACTCTGATGGACGCGAGCTGAGGATCGAGTATAGTTTCCTAAGGAAAGTAGCTGGTGTTCCAACAAGATTTAAGCTTAAAGAGCTCGAAGAAGCAACCGATAACTTTGGATCGTTGATAGGTCGTGGATCATCAGCTTGTGTTTTCAAAGGTGTGCTTAGTGATGGTGCATCAGTAGCTGTTAAAAGGATCGATGGAGAAGAGCGTGGCGATAAGGAATTCAAATCAGAAGTTGCAGCTATTGCTAGTGTTCAACATGTGAATCTTGTACGTTTACTTGGATATTGTAGTGTTCCTCCATCAGGACCTCGATTTTTAGTTTACGAGTATATAGTTAATGGATCACTTGATAATTGGATTTTTCGAAAGAGGGGAATTCGTGGGTGTTTGTCGTTGGATTTGAGGTGTAGAGTTAGTCTAGATGTGGCTAAAGCACTTTCGTATTTGCATCATGATTGTAGATCGTGTATTTTACATCTCGATGTAAAGCCTGAGAATATACTTCTAGACGAGAATCATCGTGCTATTCTAGCTGATTTCGGGTTGTCTAAGTTGATGGGGAAAGATGAGAGTAGAGTTGTTACAACGATTAGAGGTACTCGAGGGTATTTAGCCCCCGAGTGGCTCTTGGAGAACGGGATTTCTGAGAAAAGTGATGTTTATAGCTACGGAATGGTGTTATTGGAGTTGATTGGAGGGAGGAGAAACATTACTTTAGCTGAAAATGGAAAGAGTACTAATTCAAAGAGTAAGTTCAGTTACTTCCCTAAAATTGTGAGTGAGAAATTGGAGCAGGGGAAGATCATGGAAGTCGTGGACGAGAGGCTCGTCCACGAAGCAGCTACAGGAGGTGTAGCTGTTGAAATGCAAGTGAAAAGATTGGCGTGTGTGGCGTTGTCTTGCATCCAAGAACGGCCTAGTCTTAGGCCAACAATGGCACGAGTCGTGGAAATGTTAGAAGGTCGTGTGCTAGTAGAAGCGCCTACACAAACGACAATGATGATCCTCGATCTATTGGACGAGGGTGTTGATCATCATCCCGGGTTACCTAGGGTTGCTGCCGCCATGGCAAGATCTACTGATACTAATTCGCTTCGCTCTTATACAATGTCTATCCTCTCAGGGAGGTAG